The Paraburkholderia caffeinilytica genome segment ACAGTTCCAGCGAGCGCTTGTAGATCGCGAGGCGGGCCTCGAAACCATGTGCCTGCATTCGCTCGGCGATGCAGTAATAGAGACCGGCGCGGCCCAGCTTTTCGCCTGCAGACAGGGTGTGGCCGCGCGCCAGATCGTCGTCGGCTAGTGCGATCAGTTTGTCCGCGCCGCCTTTCCATGCTTCGTAGAAGGCCAGCGTGCCGGGGTCGTCGCCGGCGCGGGCCGCCTCCAGCAGGGGCGCACACATTGCATCCACCTCTCCGATGTTGCCGCCGTGGGTGAGGGCGATCATCGTCGAGAGGCTCCAGACGTAGTTGGTAGGGAAGTACTGGAACATGGTGTAGTCGTGTCAGGTATCAGTCGAAGATCGAAGGCAGCTTGGCGGGAATCCAGACCTTGCCGTTCTCAAGCCGTGCCGGCACCCTGGTGAGGTGCTGGCCGGCGCAGGGGCCGGCGAAGCAGTGGCCCGTGCGGATGTCGAAATGCGCCGAGTGCGCGTAACAGACGATGTGGCTTCCGTCGCCCGAGAGGAATCGGTCCTGCCGGTACTCCATCGGCCGATGCTCGTGCGGACAGTCGTTGAGCCAGACGAACACCTCGTCGCCTTGCCGCACGACGCATAACTGGTCATCGAGCCCCTGCCGCAGCAGGCCGCGCGAGCCGCCGTCAGGCAGATAGTCCAGCGCGCAGAGCACGCGTTCAGCGAACATCGTCATGGCGCTTTACTCGCCCGGCGCCCACTTGCCGCGAGCGTCGAACAGGAAAATCTGCGAATTGTCCGAGCCGGGATCGCAGGCGCGCGGCGTCCAGTTGTCGTCATGCAGGTCCATATCGGCGTCGAACTCGATGGTCGCGCCAAACGGGCTGTTGAAGTACCAGAAGTAGTTGCTGCCGAGAATGTGGCGGCCCGGCCCCCAGAAGCTCTTGTAGCCCTTTCTGACGAAGTTCCAGCCGTGCTGCAGCACTTCACTTGCCGAACCGAGGTGGAACGTGAAGTGGTTGCAGCCGATCATGTGATCGTTCTGACTTTCGATCATGAACAGCGTGTGGTGATCCTGTGTGCCGGCCGGGCGCATGAACGGACCCAGATGATTGAAGCGGTCGGTGACGATAAAGCCGAGGCGAGCGTAGAAGGCTTCGGCCTTCTGCGCGTCTTCGACGAAATAGACCACGTGCGAGAGCGTGCGCGGTTTGATCACGGCGTCGGGGTCGACGGCGCAGTCGTTGAGTGGGCGGCCGGGTGGCTGTCCCGGCACGTTGAAGCCGAGATAGCGCGCCTCGTACTTGTGGCGGCGCGTGACCATGAACGCGACGCCGAAGCCGGCGTCGTCGATGCAGTGCAGCGTGCCGTCGGCATCGACGCTAACCTCGCGGTCGGCTTCGAGGTTGGCCTTGATCGACGCGAGCGTATCGGCGTTGTCCACGCCATAGACGGTCTCGCGCAGGCTGGGTGTGGCGGCCTTCGGCGGCAACGGCGGCAGGCTTGGGTCATCGGCTGCGCGCATGATGAGGCCGGTGCCGTCGAGCGCGGTGAAGATGCCACCGCGCACCGGATCGTAGTCGACTTCGTCAAGGCCGTAGTCGAGCAGATACTGGCGCGCGCCGGCCATGTCGTCGATGCCGTCGATGCCGAAGACGAGGAATTCGAGTCCGACAATGTTCATGATGCCTCCCGCTGGGCCACCCCGAGGGAGGCATCGGCCCCCTCGGGGGGCAGCGAACGATAGTGAGCGTGGGGGTAGTTCATGAGTGGGTTCCTTTGTGATGTCTCAGCGTCAGGCGAACCGGTTAGTCCGCTTCAGTCCGCCATTGCTCGCGTAATGAGTTGATCGACGCTGCCGTCGTGGCGCAGTCCGAGACGCTCGGCTTCGGGCGTCAGCAGCGGCGGATAGGTTGCGAAGAGTCGCTCGATGAAGGGATCGGGCGCATAGGTCACGAGCGCTGTGCGGTCGGCGCCGAAGCGCGCGGCTAGCGCGTCGACGAGCTCGCCCACGGTCAGGCGCAGCACCGGCATCTGGTAGCTGCGGCGCGCGTTGAAGCGGTCGGGGTCGACCGTGGCCGCGTGCAGCAGGTTGTCGACGCAGGTGCTCACGGAAATCCACCAGGCCACGCCTTCGGCTGAAACCGGCACGGTGAGGGGAACACCCGCAGCCAGTTTCCAGAACAGCAGGCTCATGAACGCGGACATCATGCCCGTGCCATCGCCCGGTCGCGCGACGACTCCTGGCAGACGCAACGAGCAGCCCTGCACCCAGCCGAGTCGCGATGCGTCGGCGACGAGCGCTTCTCCCATCAGCTTGTGCGCGCCGTAGCTCAATGCCGGCGCGGGCAGGGTCTGTTCATCGACGGTCGCAGGCAAATGCTCGCCATAGACCGCTACGGTGCTGGCGAACACAAAACGTGGTGCGTGTGCCTGGCTGCGCAGATCTTCCAGCAACCCGAGTGTTGCATCGAGGTTGATCGAACGGCCGAGCGCGTAGTTCTTTTCCGCAGCGCCACCGGGGATGCTCGCAAGATGGAACACTGCATCGACAGGGGCCGCGTTGGCATTCGCGCGAACTGCAGCGTCGGCGATACTGCCAGGCAGTTGCACGACGCGTGAATCGGCGGGCGGGGCATCGAAGCCGACGTCCATCAACGTGAGCCGCGAGACAGGCTTTCCGCCGAGGCCCTCGGACAGCAGACGCCTGACCAGCACCCGCCCGACGAAGCCTTGCGCTCCGGTCACGACAACATGAGTCATTTGGCGCCTCCCTTGCGGAACGGCAGCGAGGCGAGGAACGCGAGACGCGACGCCCCAAGCATCTTCAGTCCAGCTCGCGCCGATGAGGCATCGAGACGGGCTTCCATCGGCATCGTGCCGAAGCTCTTGCCCTTGATGACGAGTTCGTCGCCGACCCGTTCGAGCGATTCGACGTGCATCAGTTCTTCATCGGCGGGGCCGCGCAGCACCATACCGGTCTTCTTCGCGGCCGCCACCGTAGCGGGCACGCCCGTGTCCTGCCGCGCGCCTGCCGCGACACTGCTGAAGTCCATGCCGAGCTGTTCGAACATCCTGATCGCCGTGGCGCGGCCCGCGCCGTAGACTCCGCCGCCGGGGTGCTGGAACGGGCCTGCGAGGTACAGGCGCTCCACGCCCGGCACCGTGAACTGGCCCAGATCCGGCGTCGGTCGATGCCCGGCACTCTGATAAAAATACGGCGCCACGCCGTGCAGATCGCCGCGCATCATGCTGTTCGGACTGGACCGTTCGAGATCCACCGGGCTGACGATGCTGCGGGCGACAATGTTCTCGCTCGTCAGGTTCGAGACGAACTTGCGATAGTGGGCGAGCGACAGATCGCCGATTTCTTCCTTGAATTCGTCCCAATGCTGACCTGCCCAGCGCTTGTCCTTCACGTTGTACGGCGCGAACGTGATGCCATGGAACATGCCGGCGCCAGCCGGTACGCGGGTCTTGTCACCGATGCTTTCGTCGCCGCCGGCGCACAGGCGCCGCTCGGTAATCAGGCCGCGCTTCAGGTCGTCGAAGTCGGCCAGCATCTCGTCGAGACTGTCGGTCGCCATGAACTCCAGCATCGTCGCGTAACCCACCTCTTCGCCGGCGTGGTAGCGCGCGTTCTCCTTCAGGTCGTAGTGGCTGACCATGAT includes the following:
- a CDS encoding VOC family protein — protein: MNIVGLEFLVFGIDGIDDMAGARQYLLDYGLDEVDYDPVRGGIFTALDGTGLIMRAADDPSLPPLPPKAATPSLRETVYGVDNADTLASIKANLEADREVSVDADGTLHCIDDAGFGVAFMVTRRHKYEARYLGFNVPGQPPGRPLNDCAVDPDAVIKPRTLSHVVYFVEDAQKAEAFYARLGFIVTDRFNHLGPFMRPAGTQDHHTLFMIESQNDHMIGCNHFTFHLGSASEVLQHGWNFVRKGYKSFWGPGRHILGSNYFWYFNSPFGATIEFDADMDLHDDNWTPRACDPGSDNSQIFLFDARGKWAPGE
- a CDS encoding NAD-dependent epimerase/dehydratase family protein — encoded protein: MTHVVVTGAQGFVGRVLVRRLLSEGLGGKPVSRLTLMDVGFDAPPADSRVVQLPGSIADAAVRANANAAPVDAVFHLASIPGGAAEKNYALGRSINLDATLGLLEDLRSQAHAPRFVFASTVAVYGEHLPATVDEQTLPAPALSYGAHKLMGEALVADASRLGWVQGCSLRLPGVVARPGDGTGMMSAFMSLLFWKLAAGVPLTVPVSAEGVAWWISVSTCVDNLLHAATVDPDRFNARRSYQMPVLRLTVGELVDALAARFGADRTALVTYAPDPFIERLFATYPPLLTPEAERLGLRHDGSVDQLITRAMAD
- a CDS encoding Rieske (2Fe-2S) protein is translated as MTMFAERVLCALDYLPDGGSRGLLRQGLDDQLCVVRQGDEVFVWLNDCPHEHRPMEYRQDRFLSGDGSHIVCYAHSAHFDIRTGHCFAGPCAGQHLTRVPARLENGKVWIPAKLPSIFD